CAGTTCCAGAGACTCTTCGTCTGCCCGAGAAACGTTCTTGGAGCCTTGGTAGGTGAAACGTGTTttcattaaatgcgggcggctctgtgcttcccacgttcaacggcgcGATAGTAATCTTACGGTGGAGATTTCCTTACCTTTATAGGAGGGAAAATTCGTGCAGTTACTTTTGATGAgaggtataaataatttttagaactgATTTGTCTCTTTACTTtcgcacttaagagttctagcgcacATATCCTGGGTTCAATCaaactttcatccaaattcaagtctatctccaacATAAAAAGCTTGTCCGAGGAACCTTTCCTTTTTTCTATAAGTTTTCTGCTCTCACTGACTCGTACTTTTTCtcttctgggtttatttttctcttgttcctctccttctcccgtCATCCCCTGAGTTTGTTTAGTAGTTCCtagagatggttaaattgaaaaagttggtTAAGACcgaagaggcgatggaaaagttcatcgccgacTATAGGAACCCCCCAACGTAAGTTTGAGGTACTGCAAGGAGGGGGAGTGGCATCTTAAGAGAAGGATGGGTGAGGTGGTAATTCCCCTTCTCGCCTTCATAGagggggggtatgagaatccccatggggccgGTAATGAGGagttaccttaggcatttccgattagctcccacccagtgcGCTGCTAAtgtgtttaggattctgggttgtgtggatgccttaaacgaAAAAATAGGGTTAAGACTAACCCATAATGATGTGAATTGGTACTACAACCTCCAATATTTGAGGGGaaaatcctactacatgaagacgagagacgatagggttcggctaatccagtgcctccctgagtccaataaaagattgaacaaggactttcttattgtatctggggagtggcatgatggccttCCTTGCCCAATTGtggaaggagaaccaggtggggtgtGGAGAGTAAGAGGGGGCCAATCTTTTGCGACGTCTTAATTTTGTGTGGTTCGGTTACTAACTATGAACATGCCTTTTTTTGCAGATCCACACGCCTTTCACCGACACTTTCATCTGGTCAACCAGGTggacttggagactgttctCCAAGCAGCGGTTTTTGTAAATGACAAGGATGGTCAAGTCAGAGCCactcacaaaatcttagggtacgaTCCTATCCAGAAGTCATTTGTCGCCCCAAAGCACGTGATTAGAGCTAACAATCCTCGGCTTCAGAAAATCACTGTAGTCGAGCACGGGTTTTTGATCTCTGAAGAATCTCCTATCCCGGAGGGCATCCCGTTGGCGAGCTCTTCCCCGTCTCACCAAGCAGCGGAGGACGAAGGTGATTTGGGTCTGTCCGAGGAGGGATTCGGGGTATTTGACCAAGCTGAcccatccgaggatccttcCGGTGATCTGGGTGACCCTGACTTGTCTGAAGCGGAACTGTTGTCAATGGGAACCTCTTCTCGGGCAAAGATGGGCcttaagagaaagcccccgaccaGCTTGTTCGACCTCATTGAGGGTCAGCCGGGGAAGGGTGCACAGGGAAAGTCGCAATCCAATGTTCCAACTTCCCCACCCCAGATCCAGCCTGTCAAGAATAGGTCTTCTCCTTCCAGGTCGCAGCCACAATCTCCccgccccaaacttcctgctcctccccaatcagctctgcctcctcggccTAAGCCCACCGgcccaaagagaaagaggagtcccaaaGGTAAGGAACCAATGAATGGGGGGAAATCCCAATCCTCTCAAGAGGAGGACGAAGCCCCGCGAGCTCAAAAACAGTTAAAGATCGG
The Quercus lobata isolate SW786 chromosome 10, ValleyOak3.0 Primary Assembly, whole genome shotgun sequence DNA segment above includes these coding regions:
- the LOC115964346 gene encoding uncharacterized protein LOC115964346; protein product: MPFFADPHAFHRHFHLVNQVDLETVLQAAVFVNDKDGQVRATHKILGYDPIQKSFVAPKHVIRANNPRLQKITVVEHGFLISEESPIPEGIPLASSSPSHQAAEDEGDLGLSEEGFGVFDQADPSEDPSGDLGDPDLSEAELLSMGTSSRAKMGLKRKPPTSLFDLIEGQPGKGAQGKSQSNVPTSPPQIQPVKNRSSPSRSQPQSPRPKLPAPPQSALPPRPKPTGPKRKRSPKGKEPMNGGKSQSSQEEDEAPRAQKQLKIGHQGQGKGIDAQSTSSAWLPAPMLHREPLMEDVSMRNLRDGEGTYVADALKSALLLPTDMEKMKNMRMQEIFLSVKRYLGMAVQTTYRMEEEAKGQSKIAELERNKRIEAARTLKNSEAGLAKAREDLKEVTKARDSAEAGLTGAQKQAEEQTRRLLATEEQLEIAKEQISDLKKKLIEADNAKGMAEWARDEAVRAKTEAEFAKTEAETNKD